GCGTCCCAGCGCCGCGAGGCTCCGCGCCCGGCCCGCCAGCGACGGGGCGTCGTCCCGCACCAGGGCGAGCGCCGTGTCGTACGAGGCCAGGGCCTCCGCCGGCTCGCCGCGCTCCCAGGCCAGGTCGCCCAGGCGGGCCAGGGCCGCCGCCTTGTCCGCGCCCGACTCCGCGAGCGCCACCGCGTCCAGGGCCGCCGCGCCCGCGTCCTCGCGCCAGCCGCGGTTGCGGTACAACCGCGCCGAACGGGCGCTCACCGCCGGGCCCGTGTGCAGGTCGGCGAGGGTCTCCGTGGCCTTCTGCGCCGCCTTGTAGTCGCCGAGGCCCTCATACGCGTCGATCAGCACCGGGTACGCCGACCAGCGCTTCGGGCTCGCCTTGCGGACCTGCTCGCCCCAGCGCTTCGCGGTGCCGAAGTCGCCGCGCGCGTTCGCCAGCGCCGCCATGCCCAGCTGTGCGTCCAGGTTCCCGCGCCCGGCCGGCAGCACGGCGAGCGAGCGCTTCAGGGCGTCCTCCGCGCGGGGCAGGTCCGCCGGGTCCGCGCGCCGCAGCCCCCGCTCCGTATAGGCCGCGCCGAGCACGGCCCATGACGCGTCGTCATCGGGATGGACCTTGAGCCACCGCTCCCGGTCGCCGATCAGCGCGACCAGGTCCGGCAGCGCCGCGCTCGCTCCGGCGTGCGCCGCGCTCGCCGCCCGCTCGGCGGGACCGGGCGCGCGCTCCGGCGTCCGGCCGACCAGCTCCGGCACGTACAGCAGCGCCGTCGCGGCGAGCACCGCGCCCACCCCGCAGGCCAGCACCGTCCTCGACACGTTCTCGCTCTTCATGGCGCTCACTGTGCGCCCGCGGGCGGCTGTACGAAGAGCACACGAGCACCCGTCCCGGCGGGTTCACACCGATGGCCCCGGGTGCCACGCTGGACCCATGGACGATCTTCAGCAGGACGATCTTCAGGCGCGGCTGCACCGGGAGCTGCGCGCCGGACTCCCCGCCGAGGCGCTGCTCACCGACCCGGACGTCACCGCCTCGTACGCCCACGACATGGCGAGCTTCTGCACGGCCGGCACCCCCGCGGCCGTCGTGCTCCCCCGCACCGTCGAGCAGGTCCAGCACGTCATGCGGACGGCGACCAGGCTGCGCGTGCCGGTCGTGCCGCAGGGCGCCCGCACGGGGCTGTCCGGCGGCGCCAACGCCTCCGAGGGCTGCATCGTGCTCTCCCTGGTCAAGATGGACCGCATCCTGGAGATCAACCCGGTCGACCGGATCGCCGTCGTCGAACCGGGCGTGATCAACGCGGTGCTCTCGCGGGCCGTCGCCGAACACGGCTTGTACTACCCGCCGGACCCCTCCAGCTGGGAGACGTGCACCATCGGCGGCAACATCGGCACCGCGTCCGGCGGTCTGTGCTGCGTGAAGTACGGGGTCACCGCCGAGTACGTGCTCGGCCTGGACGTCGTGCTCGCCGACGGGCGGCTGCTGCGGACCGGCCGGCGCACCGCCAAGGGCGTCGCCGGGTATGACCTGACCCGGCTCTTCGTCGGCTCCGAGGGCAGTCTCGGCATCGTTGTCGGGGCGGTCCTGGCGCTCCGGCCGCAGCCGCCCGTACAGCTCGCGCTCGCCGCCGAGTTCCCCTCCGCGGCCGCCGCCTGCGAGGCCGTCTGCGCGATCATGGAGCGCGGCCACACCCCGTCGCTGCTGGAGCTCATGGACGGCACCACCGTCCGGGCCGTCAACAGGCTGGCGCACATGGGGCTGCCGGACACGACGGAGGCGCTGCTGCTGTGCGCCTTCGACACCCCGGACCCCGGGGCCGACCTGGCCGCCGTGGGGGAGCTCTGCAGGGCGGCCGGGGCCACCGAGGTCGTGCCGGCCGAGGACGCCGCCGAGTCCGAACTGCTGCTCCAGGCCCGCAGGCTGTCGCTCACCGCGCTGGAGACGATCAAGAGCGCGACCATGATCGACGACGTGTGCGTGCCGCGCACGAAGCTGGCCGCGATGCTGGCCGGCACGGCCGCGATCGCGGAGAAGTACGGGCTGACCATCGGGGTCTGCGCGCACGCGGGCGACGGCAACACCCATCCCGTCGTCTGCTTCGACCACGCCGACGAGGACGAGTCGCGGCGGGCGCGGGAGTCCTTCGACGAGATCATGGCGCTCGGGCTCGACCTGGGCGGCACGATCACCGGCGAGCACGGGGTGGGCGTGCTGAAGAAGGAGTGGCTGGCGAGGGAGTTGGGGCCGGTGGGGGTGGAGTTGCAGCGCGGGATCAAGCGGACCTTCGACCCGCTCGGCCTGCTGAACCCCGGCAAGCTCTTCTGACGGCGGGCGCGGGCGCCGGTCCCGTACGGGGGCGTCCGCCGGGTGCGGGAGGGCGTCCCGTACGGGGCTCACAGCTCGCCGTCCGCGGACTCGTCCGACGGCCACGGGTCGCGCAGCCAGAGCTCGTCGGCGATCACGGTGGTGGCGAGGAGCTCGGCGAGGCCGTCGTCGATGCCGAGCTGCTCGGTCTCGGTGCCCGGCGGCACCGCGCGCAGGGTCCGCTCCAGCCAGGCGGACACCTGTGCGGAGGGCGCCTCCAGGAGGGCGTCGCCGTCGGGGGAGGAGAGCGCCATCAGGATCACGTTGCGGCCGTCGACCTTGGTCGGCCAGATCCGGACGTCACCGTGGCCGCAGGCCCGGAACACGCCCTCGACGAGGAGCTCGCGGGCGAAGGTCCAGTTGACCGGGTGCTCGGAGCCGATGTGGAAGGTGATGTGCACGGCGTACGGGTCGTCGACGCGGTAGGCGAGGAGGGCCGGGACCGGGACGGAGCGCTCGGGGGACAGGACCAGCTTCAGCTCCAGCTCGCGCTCGACGACGTTGTTCTTCTCGGTGTTCTGCATGGCGCGCTGCCTCTCTCTGCGGGGCCCGCGGGTGGGCCTTCACGGGGAGAGAGCGGGGCCCGGCCGATCCATTACGCGACTTCGGAGAAGTTTCCGAAGATTTTTTTCGGGGCCGGGTGGGCAAGGGCCCGAGAATCACGGTGAGTGACGAAATCGGGGTTCCGTCCCTCGAAGGCGGCCTTTCTGCCGGGCTCTTTCTCCCCGCGGGGGCGTTCTTCGTTACTGTCCTCCTTGGATGCGGCGCGGCCGGGGGCGCGACCGCGCGCACCGGAGCGGATCAAAGACGTTGTGACTGAACGGAGTCGGGGCAGTGGCTACTCCTCCTGGAGGCGGCGGAGAGGTACCGCAGGCGGGCTACTACCCGGATCCGTCGATCCCCGGGTACATCCGGTACTGGAACGGCGGCGCCTGGGTGCCCGGCACGAGCCGTCCCGCGCCCGACGAGGGTGAGGCCCTCCCGGCCCCGCCCGTCTCGGTCGTGCCGCCCCAGCCGGCCCCGAGCCCGGCGCCCGCCCCGGTGCTCCCCTCCGTCCCCGCGGTCGAGGAGACCGGACCGGTCTTCCTCGACGACGACCCCGGGCCGTCCGCGGCCCCGCAGGAACCCGCCTCGGCCTGGCACGCGACCACCTCCGTCCAGACGGGCTTCGGCGGCGAGCGCGACCAGAAGGTCTCCTGGGGCCGGGACGACCCTTCCGCCCCCGGCGCCCCCGCCCCGCAGCCCCCGGCCGACCCGCGCGCCGGCGCCGCCCCGGCCTGGCCCCAGGCGGGCACCGGACCGGCCGCCGACCCGCGCCGGGCCGAGCCCGCGCGGGAGTGGTCCGCCGCGCTGCCGGGCCAGGGCCCGGCCGGCGGTACGGGCGCGGAGACGGCCGCCCCCGCCGCGCAGGACCGGCGGGACGCGCCCGCGCCCGCCCTCCCCGCGCCCGGAGCGGCCGCGGGACCGGCCGCCGCGGGACCGGCGGCCCTGCCGGTCCAGGGGGCCGTCGGCGCCTCGGCAGCGGCCGCCGCTCCCGCCGGTACGGCCCAGGGCACCGCGCCCGTGTGGCCCGCGGCCGGCGGTTCGGCCGACGAGCGGTCGGGTGTGCCGGGCCGGCCCTCCCCCTCCGCGGGCGCACCGGCGGGCGCGGGCGGTGCCGCCGCCGGGACCGCCTCCGCCTCTCCCGCGCGGCTCGGCGGGATGCCCGTATCGCCCTCCTGGGCCCAGCAGGCGGCCCAGCCGCTGCCGCCGCAGGCCGTACAGCCCGCGCAGCCCGAGGCCCGCGCGGCGCACCCGGCCCCGCAGGCCCCGCACCCGGCCCCGCAGGTCCCGCAGTCGGCCCAGCAGGCCGCCCCGGCGGCCCGGCCCGAACCCGTGCTCCCCTGGAAGCCCCCCGTGGAGGACCCCTTCGCGGCCCTCGCGCAGGCGCAGGCCTCCGCGCGGCCGGCGGGGCTGGGGCGGCGGCTGGTCGCGCGGCTCGTCGACACCGTCGTGCTCGGGGCGATGGTCGGGGCCGTGTCGTACCCCTTCGTCACCGGCGCGGTCGAGCACATCGACGGCAAGATCGAGGCGGCCAAGCAGTCCGGCGTCACCGTCCAGGTGTGGCTGGTCGACTCGACGACCTCCGTGCAGTTCGGCATCGTCCTCGCCGCGCTCCTGGTGCTCGGCGCGCTCTACGAGGCGCTGCCCACGTCCCGGTGGGGGCGGACGCTCGGCAAGAAGCTGTGCGGGATCGAGGTGCGGGACATCGAGGGGCACGAGCCGCCCGCCTTCGGCGCCGCGCTGCGCCGCTGGCTGGTCTACAGCGTGCTCGGGCTGCTCGTCCTCGGGGTGCTGAACGTGCTGTGGTGCCTGTTCGACCGGCCCTGGCGGCAGTGCTGGCACGACAAGGCGGCCCGCACCTTCGTCGCCCGCTAGGCCGCGTCTTCCGGATCAGGCCGGATCGGGCCGCGGCGCCAGGCGTCGCGGGCCCGGCACGATCCGGAAGACGCGGCCTGGGTCAACCGGTCCCGCTCGTCCCGCTCGTGGCGGTGTTCTTGCCGAGCACGAGGTTCGTGGTCCACGGGTCGCCGAACTTGATGCTCTCGTTGGGGTCGTCGAAGGTGTAGACACCGTCGAGCGGGATGGTCTCTCCGGGGCCGGAGGACTGCAGGACGTCGCAGACCTCGCCGACGGACGCCACGGGGCTGTCCTTCATGGTGGTCATCGCGTCCATGGGTGCCAGGTCGGCCTTGGCCGCCGGCGAGTTGCTGGAGACGCCGACGACGAGCACCCCGGTGACCTGGGCGTCGACCAGTTTCTTCTGCCGCGCCTGGACGTCGGACTGGTACTCCGCCGCGAAGTCGTCGACGACCGTCGGGTCGTCGATGGCCTTCAGGTACCAGCCGGGATCGTTCTTGACCTGGCCCGCGGCCAGCGAGTCGAGGATCGGGCGGGCGTGGTCGGAGGTGATCGAGTAGAACTGCCCCTGGGTGTCGCCGGTCACGCTCAGCACGTTGATCCCGACCACCTTGTCGTCGGCGTTGAGCAGCGGCCCGCCGGAGTTGCCGGGGTTGACCGTGGCCGAGTGCTGGATCGTGGAGGGGTAGACGGGGAGCGAGGTGGAGGGCTCCGCGTTCTGGACGTCCGGGTTCTGCACCGAGCCGCTCGTGAAGGCGGGCTTCTGCGTGTCCCCCTGGCTGCCGAGCGAGGCCGGGTAGCCGAGCGCGACGACCGTGTCGGCCGCCTGGAGGTCCTTGCTGTCTCCGAACTCCAGCGCCTTCAGGTCCGACTGCGGCGAGGTGAAGGCGAGCACGGCCAGGTCCTGGCAGGGGTCGATGCCGACGACGCGCACCGGCGCCGCCGGCCGGTCCCCCACGACCGCCTTCAGCGCCGCCTCGCCCTGCACCACGTGGGCGGCGGTCGCGATGAGCCCGCGGTCGGCGTCGTAGACGAATCCGGTGCCGGACCCGAGCTTCCCCAGGACGTGCACGGTCCCGGGCGCGGACCGCTCGTAGATCTCCTTGGGATCCATGTCGTCCGCGTACGCCGTCGTGCCGCCGGCCGTCAGACCGAGTACGAGAGCCGCGGCTCCGGCCGCGGCACCCCTGGCCCGTACGTTCATGAGCTCGCCGCCTTTCCCGCGACGGAAGGCCCCTCTTCAGGCTAGGTCGGGTACGGGGAGCGGTCCTGTGCAACGGTCAAGCATTGAACGGACAAGCATCCGCGGGCGGCCGGACGGCCGGCCCGGCCCCCCGTCCCCCGAACGGGCCGCGATCGATTGCGGGGGTCCGGCGCCCGGGGTGCACTGCCCCCATGAGCAACGATCAGCCGCCGCCCTCCCCGGGCCAGCCGCCGGAGGACGATCCGTTCGCCAAGCGCCCGCCGGACCCGACCCCGCCGCCCCCTCCCGAAGGCGGCCCTCCGCCCGGTGCGCCGCCGCCCGGCGCGCCCCCGCCGGGGAACCCGTACGACAACGCGCCGCCCCCGCCCCCGCCCTACGGCGGCGGGTACGGCGGCGGCTACGGCGGGGCCGATCCGCTCGCCGGGATGCCGCCGCTCGCCGAGACCGGCCGGCGCGTCGCCGCGCGGATCATCGACTGGCTGATCATCGCGGTGCCGCTCGCGATCATCGGCATCCCGTTCGACGTGTACCAGCGGGCCACCGACTCGGACAACGACTTCGGCGACACGGTCAACAGCCTCAACGGCGGCGGGCAGC
The DNA window shown above is from Streptomyces showdoensis and carries:
- a CDS encoding tetratricopeptide repeat protein yields the protein MKSENVSRTVLACGVGAVLAATALLYVPELVGRTPERAPGPAERAASAAHAGASAALPDLVALIGDRERWLKVHPDDDASWAVLGAAYTERGLRRADPADLPRAEDALKRSLAVLPAGRGNLDAQLGMAALANARGDFGTAKRWGEQVRKASPKRWSAYPVLIDAYEGLGDYKAAQKATETLADLHTGPAVSARSARLYRNRGWREDAGAAALDAVALAESGADKAAALARLGDLAWERGEPAEALASYDTALALVRDDAPSLAGRARSLAALGRTEQALHAWQAALARQPLPELLLEAGELYESLGRDGDARTLYERLRTQRLPRAEVALGLLAADHGDPAEAVRLLRAEWARGHRSVRVADALGWALYRSGEPKEALEYAKRANDEGLRSALFAYHRGEIERALEEGGPARRHLAEALRINPYFSPLLAPRAKEAVRALGDLPDELPKDVRQEEPRKRAEPGTGTGTGAGTQAETGPGSAPGSGSGPGTRAGGAPKA
- a CDS encoding FAD-binding oxidoreductase is translated as MDDLQQDDLQARLHRELRAGLPAEALLTDPDVTASYAHDMASFCTAGTPAAVVLPRTVEQVQHVMRTATRLRVPVVPQGARTGLSGGANASEGCIVLSLVKMDRILEINPVDRIAVVEPGVINAVLSRAVAEHGLYYPPDPSSWETCTIGGNIGTASGGLCCVKYGVTAEYVLGLDVVLADGRLLRTGRRTAKGVAGYDLTRLFVGSEGSLGIVVGAVLALRPQPPVQLALAAEFPSAAAACEAVCAIMERGHTPSLLELMDGTTVRAVNRLAHMGLPDTTEALLLCAFDTPDPGADLAAVGELCRAAGATEVVPAEDAAESELLLQARRLSLTALETIKSATMIDDVCVPRTKLAAMLAGTAAIAEKYGLTIGVCAHAGDGNTHPVVCFDHADEDESRRARESFDEIMALGLDLGGTITGEHGVGVLKKEWLARELGPVGVELQRGIKRTFDPLGLLNPGKLF
- a CDS encoding SsgA family sporulation/cell division regulator — its product is MQNTEKNNVVERELELKLVLSPERSVPVPALLAYRVDDPYAVHITFHIGSEHPVNWTFARELLVEGVFRACGHGDVRIWPTKVDGRNVILMALSSPDGDALLEAPSAQVSAWLERTLRAVPPGTETEQLGIDDGLAELLATTVIADELWLRDPWPSDESADGEL
- a CDS encoding RDD family protein — encoded protein: MATPPGGGGEVPQAGYYPDPSIPGYIRYWNGGAWVPGTSRPAPDEGEALPAPPVSVVPPQPAPSPAPAPVLPSVPAVEETGPVFLDDDPGPSAAPQEPASAWHATTSVQTGFGGERDQKVSWGRDDPSAPGAPAPQPPADPRAGAAPAWPQAGTGPAADPRRAEPAREWSAALPGQGPAGGTGAETAAPAAQDRRDAPAPALPAPGAAAGPAAAGPAALPVQGAVGASAAAAAPAGTAQGTAPVWPAAGGSADERSGVPGRPSPSAGAPAGAGGAAAGTASASPARLGGMPVSPSWAQQAAQPLPPQAVQPAQPEARAAHPAPQAPHPAPQVPQSAQQAAPAARPEPVLPWKPPVEDPFAALAQAQASARPAGLGRRLVARLVDTVVLGAMVGAVSYPFVTGAVEHIDGKIEAAKQSGVTVQVWLVDSTTSVQFGIVLAALLVLGALYEALPTSRWGRTLGKKLCGIEVRDIEGHEPPAFGAALRRWLVYSVLGLLVLGVLNVLWCLFDRPWRQCWHDKAARTFVAR
- a CDS encoding S1C family serine protease, encoding MNVRARGAAAGAAALVLGLTAGGTTAYADDMDPKEIYERSAPGTVHVLGKLGSGTGFVYDADRGLIATAAHVVQGEAALKAVVGDRPAAPVRVVGIDPCQDLAVLAFTSPQSDLKALEFGDSKDLQAADTVVALGYPASLGSQGDTQKPAFTSGSVQNPDVQNAEPSTSLPVYPSTIQHSATVNPGNSGGPLLNADDKVVGINVLSVTGDTQGQFYSITSDHARPILDSLAAGQVKNDPGWYLKAIDDPTVVDDFAAEYQSDVQARQKKLVDAQVTGVLVVGVSSNSPAAKADLAPMDAMTTMKDSPVASVGEVCDVLQSSGPGETIPLDGVYTFDDPNESIKFGDPWTTNLVLGKNTATSGTSGTG
- a CDS encoding RDD family protein, whose protein sequence is MSNDQPPPSPGQPPEDDPFAKRPPDPTPPPPPEGGPPPGAPPPGAPPPGNPYDNAPPPPPPYGGGYGGGYGGADPLAGMPPLAETGRRVAARIIDWLIIAVPLAIIGIPFDVYQRATDSDNDFGDTVNSLNGGGQLVFQLITIVAYVGYDTLMTAKRGQTLGKKWLKLRVAMLNDGSTPSMNTSLIRAIVLWLPALICCACLWPLLLLILILVDKPYKQGLHDKAAKTVVVQVAP